In the Lepisosteus oculatus isolate fLepOcu1 chromosome 6, fLepOcu1.hap2, whole genome shotgun sequence genome, one interval contains:
- the LOC102689809 gene encoding erythroblast NAD(P)(+)--arginine ADP-ribosyltransferase-like, producing MEKFLLTVIAMVSAALPAEMRKIQFNSSDEIVLDMAPNSVDDSYADCTPQMLKNVLNNYLLKEQNSNSVFKNAWNSAEKHWQKHPTKLPSGMRKEHALAMLTYTKGGKNPIYEKFNAAVRRGAKSYKTDFSYKSLHFLLVNGLHLLKQQEGQPCRVTYRGTSKLFRVQKGSQVRFGSFASSSPDQNVANNFAKKSLFKIKTCLGADVMAFSSCPKEKEVLIPPHEKFEVTRVTKGRLQEIELISKGSQSNLMCALFRKTV from the exons ATGGAGAAGTTCCTGCTGACAGTGATCGCTATGGTCTCCGCGGCCTTGCCAGCAGAGATGAGGAAGATCCAG TTTAACAGTTCAGATGAGATCGTGCTGGACATGGCTCCTAATTCTGTGGACGACTCCTATGCCGACTGCACCCCCCAAATGCTCAAGAACGTCCTGAACAACTACCTCCTCAAGGAGCAAAACTCCAACAGCGTCTTCAAGAATGCATGGAATTCTGCGGAGAAGCACTGGCAGAAGCATCCCACCAAACTCCCGAGCGGAATGAGGAAGGAGCACGCCCTGGCCATGCTCACCTACACCAAGGGTGGGAAAAACCCCATTTACGAGAAGTTCAACGCCGCCGTGCGGCGAGGGGCGAAGTCCTACAAGACGGACTTCAGCTACAAGTCCCTGCACTTCCTGCTGGTGAACGGGCTGCACCTGCTCAAGCAGCAGGAGGGCCAGCCGTGCCGGGTCACCTACCGCGGGACGTCCAAGCTCTTCCGGGTCCAGAAGGGCAGCCAGGTGCGTTTCGGCTCCTTCGCTTCCAGCTCCCCGGACCAGAACGTCGCCAACAATTTCGCCAAGAAGTCGCTGTTCAAGATCAAGACCTGCCTGGGGGCGGACGTGATGGCCTTCTCTTCCTGCCCCAAGGAGAAGGAGGTGCTGATCCCCCCTCATGAGAAGTTTGAGGTGACCAGGGTGACCAAGGGCCGGCTGCAGGAAATTGAGCTAATTAGCAAGGGCTCGCAGAGCAACCTGATGTGTGCCCTGTTCCGAAAGACAGTGTGA
- the LOC107078178 gene encoding CD48 antigen-like yields MRGVVGESVVFKAPVLQQGFLRYGTYDDIARVFQGSIKMYNVKTFKGRVIWDNQTGLFQLTNLTLNDQGNYTVENIDGMKTVTVFHLTVYTRVPKPEVRVSQSLPTVEIHCSLLCSVSNGREVTLSWQREGGTLSHTSNPDLNTTLTLPLETEGLSHSYSCVASNPVSTERTTFNIPKYSIDGKAVPLAPGCPAPLNIEKLVRFAVFGLVTAAVFGFSVWLLRRTSYSRTDARYKMEDQAGDRRASRQSPCAHPGPPASTNVPHSVPLTGHEFEHPGVDPSKI; encoded by the exons ATGAGAGGCGTTGTGGGAGAGTCAGTGGTTTTTAAAGCCCCAGTATTACAACAGGGGTTTCTGCGCTACGGGACCTATGATGACATCGCAAGGGTTTTCCAAGGGAGCATAAAGATGTACAACGTAAAAACGTTCAAAGGAAGAGTGATCTGGGACAATCAGACCGGACTCTTTCAGCTCACAAACCTCACCTTGAATGACCAGGGGAATTATACAGTGGAGAACATTGATGGAATGAAGACAGTTACAGTATTTCATCTGACAGTGTACA CTCGTGTGCCCAAGCCTGAGGTGAGGGTTTCTCAGAGTCTGCCCACAGTAGAAATACACTGCTctctgctgtgctctgtgagtAACGGGAGAGAGGTGACCCTGTCctggcagagagagggagggacacTGTCCCACACCAGCAACCCTGATCTCAACACCACCCTGACTCTCCCTCTGGAGACAGAAGGACTCTCTCACTCCTACAGCTGTGTGGCCTCTAACCCAGTCAGCACTGAGAGAACCACATTTAATATTCCAAAGTACAGCATCGATGGCAAAG CTGTGCCTCTTGCTCCAGGCTGCCCAGCACCTCTCAATATAGAAAAGCTGGTGAGGTTTGCAGTGTTTGGTCTGGTCACTGCAGCAGTGTTCGGCTTCTCAGTCTGGCTTCTCAGAAGGACTTCGTACTCAAGAACG GACGCAAGGTACAAGATGGAAGATCAGGCTGGGGACAGGCGGGCCAGCAGGCAGAGCCCCTGTGCTCACCCAGGACCCCCAGCATCCACAAACGTCCCACACTCTGTGCCCCTCACAGGTCATGAATTTGAGCACCCAGGTGTGGACCCCAGTAAAATTTGA